The following are from one region of the Verrucomicrobia bacterium CG1_02_43_26 genome:
- a CDS encoding translation initiation factor IF-1, translating into MTAEKTIEVTGKVIAVLPGTMFRVELENGHLVLAHISGKLRKNFIKIGVGDLVKMEMSSYDLNKARIVYRMKNPNQVKRNPVRSFGPGGRRPGGPRK; encoded by the coding sequence ATGACAGCAGAGAAGACGATAGAAGTTACAGGTAAAGTGATCGCGGTGTTGCCGGGAACGATGTTCCGGGTAGAGTTGGAGAATGGGCACCTTGTGTTAGCCCACATATCCGGGAAGCTGCGGAAGAACTTCATCAAAATCGGTGTTGGCGACCTTGTGAAAATGGAAATGAGCAGTTACGACCTCAATAAAGCGAGAATCGTATACCGCATGAAGAACCCGAATCAAGTGAAGCGTAACCCTGTGCGTAGCTTCGGCCCTGGTGGTAGAAGACCTGGTGGTCCGCGGAAGTAG